In Balaenoptera acutorostrata chromosome 8, mBalAcu1.1, whole genome shotgun sequence, the genomic stretch GGAACCCCAGTGTTTaacataagtcatttttttttttaatgaaaaataactattttccacaacaaaaaatattgagagaaaagtatctccttaatagaagacagctgattctcatatctattctgtcttcagtcatttgttttgaagaaacaatatGAAGAAGATCCAGCCGCTTGCAGATATATAGttggaaaaagatgtatttttaaagccttcagataatttggtatattctttgatactgtaccaaaagtctgcatgtgctagtttcttaaattagttaaaatggaattctaaatcatatcaatgaacttgtaataaatactatgttaaattaatACCCATTGATCTGTCATGCATACTGAGTAGATCTTTTTACCTGTACGTGACATTATAATATTATACgttggtcatttggaaagtatTGGTTCACATTTCTTTAGACAGTGTCAAAAACTCACTTTTGTTATTAGTATCACCACCAGTCTTACCAGAAAAGTCTTTTAAGTGTTGAGAAGTTGTCAAGTTCACAATAGAAGGtagaagttttccaaaaatcctgatatttttagcttgatggcttgaattttatcattggcaacaaataactttagagttattttccttgaagtgacaggctcactttgttcatttttgaaagaatgactgtgtCAGTTGTACATTCAGATAACGATGGTGTTCgatgaaaaaagtgtttcaaataaagatggtgttctatgaaaaaaatgacttaccgccaagtcacaagtgcttttccttaacacagccatatttcagtatgtaaaagtgcttaatgcatactttccacttattcagaatactaaaaagaaggaccaaggtttaagaacactattaatttttactcttttatcaaggatgttcttcaagcagatttttaactgcaagtggcagtgaataattgaatgacctctaattcagtttggtaccactgccttgattcatgctcagaaaccagcagttttacccacttttgcttttatacatccatagcaaatgtcacacaatgtgaagggcaggtagtgtcttagtattcttataaaagcagttttgggcttccctggtggcgcagtggttgagagtctgcctgctaatgcaggggacacgggttcgagccctggtctgggaagatcccacatgccacggagcggctgggcccgtgagccacaattgctgagcctgcgcgtctggagcctgtgccccgcgacgggaggggccgcgatggagaagggcccgcgcaccgcgatgaagagcggtccccgcaccgcgatgaggagtggcccccgcttgccgcaactggagaaagccctcgcacgaaccgaagacccaacacagccagaaaataaataaataaataaataaataagaaaaaaatccttaaaaaaaaaaaaaaaaataggaacatctgcattccttttaaaaaaaaaaaaaaaaaaaaaaaaagcagttttgaCCTCTTGGGCCTCCTGAAGGAGGGGATAGGGGAGAATCCCAGAGGCCTGCAGACCACATTTAGAGAACCGCTGTTCAAGTGAGCGCAGTGTATTAGtgtggtgaaattttaaattaaaaagcctggtttcttttaaaataaaaagacaattacatttttaactcaaactatttaaaagagacaagaagaaatacacaataagaatataaagaactaaagagaaaaaaacgggaaaaaaccatgaatctcatattcacattcattgaagttagaagaatttattgcccaccaccactgctttataaaatgttcttgcatATTCCAGTGTGAGGTTAGAGGAGTGAAAATATATTGGTTTACTAGCATTGCCTGTTAGGGAGGGTCAGTGCTTATAGAGGCAACTCTGGCTGGTTGTTGTAGAAAAGATTTCACAGAAGTTGATGTGCTGAGTAAAAATAGCTCAGGAAACCTTTCTAAGGGTGGAATCCAGGAGAAGAATTTATAAAACTGTTTGCTTTGTTGAAGGTTAAGCTTCCTCTACCCCTCTCTCTACTCCTAGCAGATATTTTACTAAGATAGTAactcctgaattaattttttaaatgcacattcttattttatagagatGCAGATAGATCCTTGGATATTTTTGATGAGAGATTACATCCACTCACAGTAAgtgtcagttttattgaagttgtatttttctcttgtacagttgtgtttatttcatgCTGATTTGCTTTGACATTAATtactagaagaaaattacttcctccagctcgaagtcaaattcatcttcctttaagTCTTCTTCCCCACGCCATGTTGTGTCTAGTCATTTTCCCGAAGGCGTGTTGTATAAGGGGTTGATGGATATGAACCGAGTTGCACTTTGTATGAATAGTGAGCAGGTAAGTAAACATacccaagtaacagaaaatgtatctttttaaaggatgattttccatagcatcaaacaatataaatatttgtaaataaacctaatatgataaggcctctaagaagaaaattagaaacctgtttaaattttaaacgaattaaaatgacaaagttttaaaattcacttcttcgggtgctctgtagccacacgtggctggcgACTGCTGTACAGGACAGCACATCCTTCGAGCCTTATGGTTACAGGACActggaaatgtgttttcaaagttgATTACAGAAAAGTATGACATATGGTGATCAGCAAGACTTCTGAgcctaaaaatattgggttggccaaaaagtttgtttggttagtgaatatattgttcaataaaatgcttggtgaaaatgaaaactgtgtcttttatttttacttaaaaccaaatgaactttttggccaacccaatagtttacatttggttagaattctgtggggaggaacgtggaaatacataaattttctgcggttgtgcctgtatttttctttaatgaatggtggtgagtactggatcactgtggtattttaggatcccattgtttatatttaaaagactacAAGACATGTCAcccaatcaaaattattttaaggggcacgtgggcccaagtgtgaagactgctatcttaagggtacttttaagtatttttcttccatggatacttaaattgcattttttctcctttcagcgaGAAAAGATTCCAGAGGAATACTTCGAGCATGATCCTGAACACAAATTCATTTACAGATTTGTTCATACTCTTTTTAGTGCcgcacagctaactgctgaatgTGCAGTAGTAACTttggtaagatattttttctttcataaagcatctgtagaaatttctgtcttgtacacatggtatggtcctgtttttcccaaatgaaagtaggttcctgaaatgatcattagaactttattaagagaaacctatcaaaagaaagtaaagtatacacatttgagctttaataatcattatgatttaaaatgttgccattgcttttctcatcacaaaacaattgctattaaaggcagcaggagagatttctggtttctccttccacacctgaggggacacatgcacgcacagtgcacacacgcacacacagacgacGCATGTTGTGGTGGTAGGGCGGGGCAATAACTGAACGCTCTGGTCCACAGGCAGAAACAGGTTCCGGGTAGTTTGAAGCTGAGTCCCAGACTGTACTGCCTAGGCAGTTCTGATGTGTGTCctgattgagaactactgccctcaGTTCTCTGTTCCTTGGGTAATGGATAATGGTGTTAACCATCCCTGCTGTCCTCTTATTGCCTGCATGTGAAGTTGCCCAGGACTAGGGTGCCAGTAGGACTTCAGAAGGCTTTACTCTAGTTAGCCTGCTAAGCTACAGCTGTGTAAGGACCTTTTTGTCATCCATTCCTAATTCCTATGgtaagattttatcatttgaataataaatcatattGAAGTGAGAGGTAGTTGGGATTGTTTTACTCCTCCCTATAGCAAACCTGTAGGGGGGAAAGTCAGCTGCGTGGTCTGCAGGGAAGGAATACTTAGGCCACTCACTGTCTGCTCCTATCAAGGCAGAATTTAGGACAGGAGGCTTGTCCTTTTGAAAAGAGACCCCTCAGTGGGTACTGGATCAGACACAGGCCTTTTCTTGGAGCTACAGGCCACTTGGAGTGCTTAGCACATGCTTGAGAGAGGCAGGAATGGTGCTTGCATATGGAGAGCTAGGAAATGCAGGAAGGAGAGTATTTGGGTTGGAAGAGGGGCATTTCTTTGTAGACAAGTTAAGCTTGATGTACCTGCGAGACAGCAGAATGGCAGTGTCTAGTAATCATTTGAATATATGGGATTGGAGCATGAATCTGAGCTAGAGGGAGGGAATTAAGTCTAGCTGTTCAAATGCagagaaagtatgtaaaataaaaagtgggtagAAGATAGATCTGTAGGGACTGTCAGCACTTAAGGGACAGATCCCCAGAGGAGTGGCTACAGTGGTAGGAAACCCAGCAGAGAACCCTAAGAGACACCAGGAGAGGTTCAAGAAGGAGAGTATGGTCCAAACGCTAAATGCTACCAAGAAGTTGCTCATGTCATAAATACCATGTCactgaatacctactctgtgtcacttttctacatgtggggggtggaggagagaacaagttggataaataaagttcttgcctttatggagcaagtgtggaagacgtcaattttttttttttttttttttttatcggagtacagttgatttacagtgttgtgttagtttcaggtgtatagcaaagtataagtgtttttttttaatgagtgttttttaaaagatgactatttcaagtagtggtaaaaaccatgaagagaaagcaaggtaaagggataaagtgattagaggggcttactagaaagctcaggaagagcctctttaaagaggtaatgtttGAACCCAGGACCTGGCTGAACTGAGGAAGATCAGGTACGCTGGCATTACGGGCAGAGGGGACAAGTGCAAGGCTCTGAGACAGGAACTTGTTCTGTGTgttcaaggaaaagcaaggtgGCCATTGTGATCCGAGcggggaatgagggaaagagcatAGGTGATGAGGTCACGGAAGGACAAGGCCGTACCGCACAGGGCCTGGTAACTTGCAGGCCACGGGAAGAAGGTATTTGTTTGATGGGAAACCTCTGGCAGATCTGGAGCAGGCGCATAAAGTACTCTTAATTTAAGAGGCTCTCctggctgctttggggagaacagactgtagtctgttgggaggcagagaagttAGGCAGTGGCAGCGATACAAGtcagaagtgacagacagaaAAGCGGTCAGGGTACCAGTGAAGGTAGAGATAACAAGAAGTTCTAACAGATTGGAGCAGGATACACTCAAGTGCAGGTTTTTGGTCTCAGCGACTGGGCGTGTGGCAGTGCTCTTTCATTTATGAGGGAAGGCCTGGGGAGTGGAGCTCTGGGACGAAGAGCTGTGGGTTGTTTGTGTGAAGGCACCGGTGACCACGGCAAGAGTAGTCTCTGTAGAGTGGTAGCAGCAGGAGGCTGACTGAAGTGGGttaaggagaggatgggagatgagGAGCTGGCCTCAGCCCTGAGGACGCCGTCTAGGGGCGGTGAGGGACAGGCTGGGGACATGGAAGCGTTCACACTGGAGGAAGCctctgacagagagggagaagttgttCAAAAAGAGACTAACTGTGGGCACAGTGCTCTGCAGAAGTGAGGTGGGATCAACTTCATTCATAGGAGAGTtagcttcagtgaaaagaaagaaatctcgcttcctccGAGACAGGAGGGCAAGTGGGATAAATGAATATCGGCACGTGTACCAAGTTTGCCAGTACAAAGGTGAGAGGAAGTTGAGAGATTGCCAGTGTCGTTTCAGTGCCTCTGATTAGTCCCATAAAGTAGAGAGTTGAACCTTGCGGGGAGAGTCGTTCTTAGGGTACTAGAGAGTGCTGAGTTCTTTGGGGAATGGGAGCCGAATTTCACTAAGAACATATAATCTCAATACCCGTGTTTGAAAACACAGTAGAGTTTGGAGGGCATGGGCGAATCTGAGCTGTCAATCTGATAACCCTTCAGAGAGTAAACAGACTctttaaaactggacatttttctttttgtcaaatggCATATACACTCTTCTACAGAGGTAACAACAAATCACAGCTTACCTCTCTAATCTTTGCTCAGCTGTTAACTCCATCCAGTTCTTTGTAGGGTAGACatttgatacatgtaaaagaaaccatgaaatcaTCTCACAAACCGGCAGGTTTAGAGGAGCCCCAGGGatacagacacaggcaggtcttcccaccttaaaaccaaaagaattgactAAGCTGCAGATTAtgtaagacagaaatgaataatgaaatgataatggaGATGTGAAAAATTGGGGATATGAAAAGGACTACcctttgtatgcatgtgtgttccttaaaaaggcactaaaatatgGGAATACTTGCCAGCTGTCAAGCCCCTTTGGACTGCCTGTcctgctgtgccacgcagcagcCACTGGGAGGCTCTCTTGACCACCCgtttttatcttcaagttcatgccACAAAAGGACTGGGGACTCTGAAGAGAAGGTAAAGATGTGCTCAGTCTTACCAGAATTTTACACACTCAAGCGTTATGTAAAATCGCCATGCAACCACCACCAGTCTTGTAGTTAACATTGCACGTGATAGGCACTCAAGCATTTACTGAACAGTTGAAGTCGACACTGGGCTGTATGTGCTGCCCTTGACAAGTGGGAAGGTAATAATACAATGTGTGTCTTTAGAATGCCCTTTGCTGAGATGTCCTTTCATTCCTGTGACCAAAATTGGGTTGGAAATTCACACGGGCAGCGTAGAAATATCAGACTAACAGAAATATCTGACTTACAACTgtgacctggcctctggccttggcttggctgagcaaagtctttgtagaacctaggaataaaaggggtgtcaaaaagagatgaaatctgTCATTCCTAACAGTTCTTATCACAGCACTTAAACTGAACTAAAATCAAAGATCAGTGCTCTACTTTTGCAGGTTTACTTAGAAAGGCTTTTAACTTATGCTGAGATCGACATTTGccccactaactggaaaagaattgTTTTGGGAGCCATTCTTCTTGCCTCCAAGGTTTGGGACGATCAGGCTGTATGGAATGTGGACTACTGCCAGATCCTCAAGGACGTTACAGTTGAGGACATGTGAGTTTGTAAGGTTACCGTGAACTTTCTAACCATTTTCCAATACCTCATTTGCTctcataaagtttacatttttaagaaatgttacattttaagaaaggttaccttgtgcagagagctgaaatagacataaaattacagACTTCTTTCTATCTAGCTGTAGTATAACAATTTGTATTTCCCCTCATTAATTGGTAGGTCTTGATGTGTTATTGTTGTAATATTCTGCTtgataaatagaaattatttttctggtggtttttgcCAAACATTTTACAAGCTCACTACCAGAACAACATGGTACAGTAAGTAACTTCACAGCTTTCTTAAAGCTGTCTACCAGGTCCAGTCCATTTTTAAGGGGCACATGCCTGGTCTTTGAAGCAAGTGGCCACTGTTAAGGTCTTAGGGCCTCTAGACTACTGACAGGTTATAATTTCAACCTGAGTCACAcattgtgtatttgcttttgctggtctttttctccttttgaccTGAGGTTCTGTTGTTACAGAAACTATGATGTACAGGTAGCCACATATAAAGGTTTCAGATCCCTGTGTTCCTTTCTCCTCCCCTAAAGTCTGCTGAGTTAGGAAACACCTACCTCTCAGGTAGTCCGGGAAGCATCCCTGGGGCCTCACCCAGGGCACTCAGCAAACACAGCGGCACTTTGTGGGGCCTTGAGTTAACTAGGCAGGTTCTCCTCACAGATGGCACGCTCACATTGGCATGAAACGCCAGGCTTCCAATCTGGCTCTGGTGAAGGGCCCCaagggtgggaagcaggatgaGCCAGAGAGGTAATTCCAGCAGACTCTCGAAGTGCCCGCTTGACAGTGAACCTGTCTTTGTGGGTGGCATTCAGGAAAATGTGAAAGGACACCTCTTGATTATATTGGACAGCAGAGGCCGATCAAGATGGCAGGCAGGGgcaagagtttgtttttgttacctttgcccCTTACTCTAGATAATTCACAATTACCAAAGTGCATATTTACAGCTGAAGCGAGGAAAGTTGTGACTAAGAGAAGGGACAAGTGACTGTCAGTTGCTGTCAAAGTGGCTTTTGGCGAAAATGCCCACTTTGGTGATCATGTAAACCAGGTGGCCATGGTGATATTGCTGGTAGCAATCTTAGCAAACAGTGTAACAGCAgataatgaatttgaaatgaatAGAAGTACTTTTGGAAGTTGCAGAAACTAAAGTGACGTTGA encodes the following:
- the LOC130708764 gene encoding cyclin-Y-like protein 1 isoform X3, translated to MTLAIYYHIKNRDADRSLDIFDERLHPLTREKIPEEYFEHDPEHKFIYRFVHTLFSAAQLTAECAVVTLVYLERLLTYAEIDICPTNWKRIVLGAILLASKVWDDQAVWNVDYCQILKDVTVEDMNEMERHFLELLQFNINVPFSVYAKYYFDLRSLADDNNLNVLFPPLSKERAQNLEAISRLCDDKYKDVCRAAMRRSFSADHFIGIRRSNAILS